In Aegilops tauschii subsp. strangulata cultivar AL8/78 chromosome 3, Aet v6.0, whole genome shotgun sequence, one genomic interval encodes:
- the LOC120975459 gene encoding uncharacterized protein, translated as MSDIWSVVRWWDDWQLRILVLGSLGLQWFLLLAAPMRKYTIPRVFRTCIWLAYISSDALAIYALAALFNRHARGSNCGGVEQSRALEVLWAPVLLIHLGGQQEMTGYEIEDNELWTRHTVTLVSQVAVALYAFCKSWRSSSDWKILAAAVLLFVVGVLSFSEKPLALNRAKIKRLAAVSAWVQGTKKPSKWRKRVNQFFLFEESNCFTGMPPQSSGGGGEEGAGGKKEQKPPVVALTEADKVLMVLSDMSLLAAAKDLVSRNKASKVEDVLPPLPVAEKALPRWLRSAFAFIYTRATVVVTPLYLLYHLLVVPVLHMAALALFAASDKHPYRRADVKITYIILCLTAALDVLAVFIRQLLYRLMFMTKVPALCETVPGYNLVDAALREGDKSIGWIYKCARRMGFNCKGGCLSCRPQLGQLYKKVAQTVIADLVDAQDRDLASYRILDSNNWALNEELQGHCGEEMKESLRVSFDRSVLLWHMASDLCFRCIDGATLVDDDGRQEGERGGGAEEKGEGVEEEEEEEEEEEEEEEQEEEEEEEEGGGGGGGGGGRCTVAISNYMAHLLNFNPEMLLTGSRHHLISEAVEELKSSSLSKNKEKLGQKDVNELIASILDRAAASDRHGQCDTSITSQEVFHILEACKLAKELLEIRDPTARWMLMYRVWLGMLCYSASMCRGYLHAKSLGEGGEFLSFVWLVLSLKGAKSLADKLQMPPEASDTAKSNAPPPVT; from the exons ATGTCTGATATCTGGAGCGTTGTGCGATGGTGGGACGATTGGCAGCTGCGCATCCTGGTGCTGGGCAGCCTGGGCCTGCAGTGGTTCCTCCTGCTGGCCGCGCCCATGCGCAAGTACACCATCCCGCGCGTCTTCCGGACGTGCATCTGGCTCGCCTACATCTCCAGCGACGCGCTGGCCATCTACGCGCTCGCCGCCCTCTTCAACCGCCACGCCAGGGGCAGCAACTGCGGCGGTGTCGAGCAGTCGCGCGCCCTCGAGGTCCTCTGGGCCCCCGTCCTCCTCATCCACCTCGGCGGCCAGCAGGAGATGACCGGCTACGAGATCGAGGATAATGAGTTGTGGACGAGGCACACCGTGACCCTGGTGTCCCAGGTCGCAGTCGCCCTCTACGCCTTCTGCAAGTCGTGGCGCAGCTCCAGTGACTGGAAGATACTGGCGGCGGCGGTCCTTCTATTCGTCGTCGGCGTCCTCAGCTTCAGCGAGAAGCCGTTGGCCCTCAACAGGGCCAAGATCAAGAGGCTGGCGGCTGTGTCGGCCTGGGTGCAAGGGACAAAGAAGCCTTCCAAATGGAGGAAGCGCGTCAACCAGTTCTTCTTGTTCGAGGAGAGCAACTGCTTCACCGGGATGCCCCCACAAAGCAGTGGCGGTGGTGGAGAAGAAGGAGCCGGCGGGAAGAAGGAGCAAAAACCACCGGTGGTGGCCCTGACGGAGGCAGACAAGGTCTTGATGGTACTTTCGGACATGTCACTGCTAGCTGCTGCCAAGGACCTGGTGTCACGAAACAAGGCTAGCAAGGTGGAGGATGTTCTGCCGCCTCTACCTGTCGCCGAGAAGGCCTTGCCGCGCTGGCTGCGCAGTGCATTCGCCTTCATCTACACCAGAGCTACCGTAGTTGTCACTCCTCTCTACCTGCTCTACCACCTGCTGGTGGTCCCTGTCCTGCACATGGCCGCCCTGGCGCTATTCGCGGCAAGCGACAAGCACCCGTATCGGCGCGCCGACGTGAAGATAACCTACATCATCTTGTGCCTCACCGCGGCGCTGGATGTCCTGGCGGTGTTCATCCGGCAGCTGCTGTACCGGCTCATGTTCATGACAAAGGTCCCAGCCCTGTGCGAGACGGTACCCGGCTATAACCTCGTCGATGCGGCGCTTCGGGAAGGTGACAAGAGCATCGGGTGGATATACAAGTGTGCTAGGCGCATGGGCTTCAACTGCAAGGGGGGATGTCTTTCTTGCAGGCCTCAACTTGGTCAGCTGTACAAAAAGGTGGCACAAACCGTGATCGCAGATCTGGTGGATGCTCAAGACCGCGACCTTGCCAGTTACAGGATCTTGGATTCCAACAACTGGGCTCTGAATGAGGAGCTGCAAGGACACTGTGGCGAGGAGATGAAAGAAAGCTTGCGCGTCTCGTTCGACCGGAGTGTCCTCCTATGGCACATGGCCTCCGATCTTTGCTTCCGCTGCATTGACGGTGCCACATTGGTCGATGATGATGGTAGACAGGAAggagaaagaggaggaggagcagaAGAAAAAGGTGAaggagtagaagaagaagaagaagaagaagaagaagaagaagaagaagaagaacaagaagaagaagaggaagaagaagaaggaggaggaggaggaggaggaggaggaggcaga TGCACGGTTGCAATATCCAACTACATGGCGCACCTGCTCAACTTCAACCCCGAGATGCTTCTCACCGGCAGCAGGCACCATCTCATCTCCGAAGCCGTGGAGGAACTCAAATCCTCCTCTTTGTCCAAGAACAAGGAAAAGTTAGGCCAAAAGGACGTCAATGAGCTCATTGCCAGCATACTGGACCGAGCAGCTGCCTCCGACCGACATGGGCAGTGTGACACTAGTATCACGTCCCAAGAAGTTTTCCACATCCTGGAGGCATGCAAGCTCGCCAAGGAGCTGCTGGAGATACGGGACCCGACGGCGCGGTGGATGCTCATGTACCGGGTGTGGCTGGGCATGCTCTGCTACTCGGCGAGCATGTGCAGAGGTTATCTGCACGCCAAGAGCTTGGGTGAAGGCGGGGAGTTCCTCTCCTTCGTCTGGCTCGTGCTCTCGCTCAAGGGGGCCAAGAGCTTGGCCGACAAGCTGCAGATGCCGCCGGAGGCTTCTGACACGGCCAAATCAAACGCGCCGCCGCCGGTTACTTGA